In a genomic window of Streptococcus mitis NCTC 12261:
- the recA gene encoding recombinase RecA yields MAKKPKKLDEISKKFGAEREKALNDALKLIEKDFGKGSIMRLGERAEQKVQVMSSGSLALDIALGSGGYPKGRIIEIYGPESSGKTTVALHAVAQAQKEGGIAAFIDAEHALDPAYAAALGVNIDELLLSQPDSGEQGLEIAGKLIDSGAVDLVVVDSVAALVPRAEIDGDIGDSHVGLQARMMSQAMRKLGASINKTKTIAIFINQLREKVGVMFGNPETTPGGRALKFYASVRLDVRGSTQIKGTGDQKDTNVGKETKIKVVKNKVAPPFKEAFVEIMYGEGISKTGELLKIASDLDIIKKAGAWYSYKDEKIGQGSENAKKYLADNPEIFDEIDHQVRVQFGLIDGEEIAESKKDEAAQVDSVNEEVTLDLGDELEIEIEE; encoded by the coding sequence ATTTCAAAAAAATTCGGGGCAGAACGTGAAAAAGCCTTGAATGACGCTCTTAAATTGATTGAGAAAGACTTTGGTAAGGGTTCAATCATGCGTTTGGGTGAACGTGCGGAGCAAAAGGTGCAAGTGATGAGCTCAGGTTCTTTGGCTCTTGACATTGCCCTTGGTTCAGGTGGTTATCCTAAGGGACGTATCATTGAAATCTATGGGCCAGAGTCATCTGGTAAGACAACGGTTGCCCTTCATGCAGTTGCGCAAGCACAAAAAGAAGGTGGTATTGCTGCCTTTATCGATGCGGAACATGCCCTTGATCCAGCTTATGCTGCGGCCCTTGGTGTCAACATTGACGAATTGCTCTTGTCACAACCAGACTCAGGAGAGCAAGGTCTTGAGATTGCAGGAAAATTGATTGACTCAGGAGCCGTGGATCTTGTCGTAGTCGACTCAGTTGCGGCCCTTGTCCCTCGTGCGGAAATTGATGGAGATATCGGTGATAGCCACGTTGGTTTGCAGGCTCGTATGATGAGCCAGGCTATGCGTAAACTTGGTGCTTCTATCAATAAAACCAAAACAATTGCCATCTTTATCAACCAATTGCGTGAAAAAGTTGGGGTCATGTTTGGAAATCCAGAAACAACTCCTGGTGGACGTGCTCTGAAATTCTACGCATCAGTCCGTTTGGATGTTCGTGGAAGCACACAAATCAAGGGAACTGGTGACCAAAAAGATACCAATGTCGGTAAAGAAACTAAAATCAAGGTCGTGAAAAACAAGGTGGCTCCACCATTTAAGGAAGCCTTCGTTGAAATCATGTACGGAGAAGGTATTTCTAAGACTGGTGAACTCTTGAAAATCGCAAGCGATTTGGATATCATCAAAAAAGCAGGAGCTTGGTACTCTTACAAGGATGAGAAAATCGGGCAAGGTTCTGAAAATGCTAAGAAATACTTGGCAGATAACCCAGAAATCTTTGATGAAATTGACCATCAAGTCCGTGTTCAATTTGGTTTGATTGATGGAGAAGAAATTGCTGAAAGCAAAAAAGATGAAGCAGCTCAAGTAGACTCTGTGAATGAAGAAGTAACCCTTGACCTAGGCGATGAGCTTGAAATCGAAATTGAAGAATAA
- a CDS encoding MATE family efflux transporter has protein sequence MNKKRTVDLIHGPILPSLLSFAFPILLSNIFQQLYNTADVLIVGRFLGQESLAAVGATTAIFDLIVGFTLGVGNGMGIVIARYYGARNFIKIKEAVAATWILGALLSIVVMLLGFLGLYPLLQYLDTPAEILPQSYQYISMIVTCVGVSFAYNLFAGLLRSIGDSLAALGFLIFSALVNVVLDLYFITQLHLGVQSAGLATIISQGLSAVLCFYYIRKSVPELLPQLKHFKWNKALYADLLEQGLAMGLMSSIVSIGSVILQSSVNTFGAVIISAQTAARRIMAFALLPMTAISASMTTFASQNLGAKRPDRIVQGLRIGSRLSISWAVFVCIFLFFASPTLVSFLASSTNGYLIENGSLYLQISSAFYPILSLLLIYRNCLQGLGQKILPLVSSFIELIGKIAFVVLIIPWAGYKGVILCEPLIWVAMTIQLYFSLFRHPLIKEGKEILATKVLS, from the coding sequence ATGAATAAAAAACGAACAGTGGACCTGATACATGGTCCGATTCTTCCTTCTCTCTTGAGTTTTGCCTTCCCAATCTTGCTATCAAATATTTTTCAACAGCTCTATAATACTGCTGATGTCTTGATTGTTGGGCGTTTTCTTGGTCAAGAATCCTTGGCTGCAGTAGGAGCGACGACAGCAATTTTTGACCTGATTGTAGGATTTACTCTTGGTGTTGGCAATGGCATGGGAATTGTCATTGCCCGTTATTACGGGGCTCGGAATTTTATAAAAATTAAGGAAGCAGTAGCAGCCACCTGGATTTTAGGTGCTCTTTTGAGTATTGTAGTTATGCTGCTGGGATTTCTTGGTTTGTATCCTCTCTTGCAATACCTAGATACTCCTGCAGAAATTCTTCCCCAGTCCTATCAATATATTTCTATGATTGTGACCTGTGTCGGTGTCAGCTTTGCCTATAATCTCTTTGCAGGTTTGTTGCGGTCCATTGGGGACAGTCTGGCAGCGCTTGGATTTCTGATTTTCTCTGCTCTGGTTAATGTGGTTCTGGATCTCTATTTCATTACGCAATTGCATCTGGGAGTTCAATCTGCAGGCCTTGCTACCATCATTTCGCAAGGCTTATCAGCGGTTCTCTGCTTTTATTATATCCGTAAGAGTGTGCCAGAACTTTTGCCTCAACTCAAGCATTTCAAATGGAACAAGGCTTTGTACGCTGATCTCTTGGAGCAAGGTTTAGCTATGGGTTTGATGAGTTCAATTGTATCGATCGGCAGTGTGATTTTACAGTCTTCTGTTAATACCTTTGGTGCAGTGATTATTAGTGCCCAGACGGCAGCTCGACGCATTATGGCTTTCGCCCTTCTTCCCATGACTGCTATTTCTGCATCAATGACGACCTTTGCTTCTCAGAATCTAGGAGCTAAGCGACCAGACCGCATTGTTCAAGGACTTCGAATCGGCAGTCGTCTAAGTATATCCTGGGCAGTTTTTGTTTGTATCTTCCTCTTTTTTGCCAGTCCAACCTTGGTTTCCTTCTTGGCTAGTTCGACAAATGGTTACTTGATAGAAAATGGAAGTCTGTACTTGCAAATCAGTTCAGCCTTTTATCCTATTTTGAGTCTCTTGTTGATTTATCGCAATTGTTTGCAGGGTTTGGGGCAAAAAATCCTTCCTCTGGTTTCTAGCTTTATCGAACTAATCGGGAAAATCGCTTTTGTGGTTTTGATTATCCCTTGGGCAGGATATAAGGGAGTTATCCTTTGCGAACCCTTAATCTGGGTTGCCATGACCATTCAACTGTATTTCTCACTGTTTCGTCACCCCTTGATAAAAGAAGGCAAGGAAATTTTAGCAACTAAAGTGCTATCCTAG